In Bactrocera oleae isolate idBacOlea1 chromosome 3, idBacOlea1, whole genome shotgun sequence, a genomic segment contains:
- the LOC106627613 gene encoding ras guanine nucleotide exchange factor R isoform X1, with product MNNLTKTELLPKSGHVNEVCKEWLVREDSALAYKLQSQEINDFYKGNRQRNAVVREDFPTALNEQIKEKEEAEKQVEMYRRRLLELETHDKRVAKEIADKLERDLQEQRQRELLESEEMAQQMQELYVNLPPPTRGKAQQPPPRPAKASILQQNPNEPSTSNGRYFSGSSSSQHTSHQQLSQSPQTPQQQQSAFQPYHKQQQQHVLPQISPESYLLQQNHFSQTDCYVGITIQKSPSLTAAAASTNAVESPSPPTSSTRKSSKSQANGSSHLLQQHQHSLSSISTGSKSSGGAAASAAIMASPSASVQSSSFAHQHPHQHNQQHLHSPAALQQQQQKRNALDMHPHPIHTPYTNHSPTHTTTTPTGVQQQSLNPRQHSVEELVEYSDVVDNIRQLNSEAGGHTPESSPIHNTFSNNHPNPSTGALSNRLHSVSNENLLRNEHKFQKLSPEKYDQLVGNDGSGRGMPNAVAAERHMQAHADDIELYVDPCDYASLKEIGLPLEEIKEMSKKLKQEQKDELLARRLQQMEAHDGLTQEERDRLLAIEAQDKELAKMLQDRERAKAKRAKEKARLRKHQQKDGNTTLCSSNGSTSNGLHCGPLLPLPQDCLSFGKHTSHAAPSPTAAAAVNNFPYTPQPAARNGLHMQAEEEEADIIDVEAYSNPIDVLHNQQQRQQQNGTLTNGSLTREGGRRSNGSQHNGIGAHQNSMLLSRGEDDIYTLPVDSCRPGQRPTSLNISATSDAHLLQHNSMTRSENYSIDSHDSLSRHELASRMNYSQSSTFGIYIKAQAPHRLICRFRVRGAQTQATNEKRSPRISVRISEAATN from the exons atgaataactTGACAAAAACTGAATTATTACCAAAGAGCGGGCATGTCAACGAAG TTTGCAAGGAATGGCTGGTACGTGAAGATAGCGCATTGGCCTATAAATTGCAGTCGCAAGAGA TAAATGACTTCTACAAAGGCAATCGGCAGCGCAATGCTGTGGTACGTGAAGATTTTCCCACCGCGCTCAATGAACAAATCAAAGAGAAAGAAGAAGCGGAGAAGCAAGTGGAAATGTATCGGCGACGTTTGCTCGAGCT GGAGACACATGACAAGCGTGTTGCGAAGGAGATCGCCGACAAGTTGGAACGTGACTTGCAGGAGCAAAGACAGCGCGAGTTGTTAGAGAGCGAAGAGATGGCGCAGCAGATGCAG GAGCTGTACGTGAATTTGCCGCCACCAACGCGTGGCAAGGCACAGCAGCCACCACCACGTCCAGCTAAAGCAAGTATCTTGCAACAGAATCCAAATGAACCCTCAACATCGAATGGTAGATATTTTAGTGGTAGTAGTAGTAGCCAGCACACAAGTCATCAACAATTGTCACAATCACCACAAACACCACAACAGCAACAGTCAGCATTTCAACCATATcacaagcagcaacaacaacacgtaTTGCCACAAATATCGCCCGAATCATATCTATTGCAACAGAATCATTTCTCTCAAACTGATTGTTACGTTGGCATAACTATACAAAAGTCACCCTCactaacagcagcagcagcatccACCAATGCCGTGGAGTCACCATCACCACCAACATCTTCAACACGCAAATCATCAAAATCACAAGCGAACGGCAGTAGCCACTTATTG caacaacatcaacactCATTGTCATCCATTTCGACGGGTTCGAAATCTTCGGGCGGAGCAGCAGCGTCGGCAGCAATAATGGCATCGCCATCCGCTTCGGTACAGTCATCTTCATTTGCACATCAACACCCACACCAGCACAATCAACAACACTTGCATTCACCAGctgcactacaacaacaacaacaaaaacgcaaTGCGCTCGATATGCACCCACACCCCATACACACACCCTATACTAATCACTCACcaacacacacaacaacaacaccaacaggcGTACAACAACAATCGCTAAACCCACGTCAGCACTCAGTTGAAGAGTTGGTGGAGTATTCGGATGTTGTAGATAATATACGCCAACTAAATAGTGAGGCTGGTGGCCATACACCCGAATCATCACCAATACACAACACTTTCAGTAATAATCACCCCAATCCATCAACTGGTGCTTTGAGCAATCGCCTGCATTCGGTTTCCAATGAGAATTTGCTTAGAAATGAACATAAATTTCAGAAACTCTCACCGGAGAAATACGATCAGCTGGTGGGTAATGAtggcagtgggcgtggcatgCCAAATGCCGTTGCCGCTGAGCGGCACATGCAAGCGCACGCGGATGATATCGAATTGTATGTGGATCCGTGTGATTATGCGAGTTTGAAGGAGATCGGCTTGCCCCTGGAGGAGATCAAAGAGATGAGTAAGAAGCTGAAGCAGGAGCAGAAGGATGAG TTGCTGGCGCGTCGCTTGCAGCAAATGGAGGCGCATGATGGACTCACACAGGAAGAGCGCGATCGGCTGCTAGCGATCGAGGCGCAAGACAAAGAACTGGCTAAAATGTTGCAAGATCGC GAGCGCGCCAAAGCGAAACGCGCCAAAGAGAAGGCGCGCCTGCGCAAGCACCAACAAAAAGATGGCAACACAACGCTATGCTCGTCCAATGGCAGCACCTCAAATGGACTACATTGCGGTCCACTGCTACCGCTGCCACAGGATTGTCTCTCATTTGGCAAGCACACGTCACATGCAGCACCTTCGCCAACAGCGGCTGCCGCTGTCAACAACTTCCCCTACACCCCACAACCGGCAGCGCGCAATGGTTTACATATGCAAGCGGAAGAGGAGGAGGCGGACATAATCGATGTGGAGGCCTACTCGAATCCCATTGATGTGCTGCACAAtcaacaacaacgccaacaacaaaatGGCACACTCACCAATGGCAGTCTGACACGTGAGGGTGGGCGCCGCAGCAACGGCAGTCAACACAACGGCATCGGTGCGCATCAGAATAGCATGTTGCTCAGTCGCGGCGAAGATGACATCTACACATTGCCGGTAGACAGCTGTCGCCCAGGGCAACGTCCAACGTCACTGAACATTAGCGCAACCAGTGATGCGCATCTGTTGCAACACAACTCGATGACTAG ATCTGAAAACTACTCCATCGATTCGCATGATTCACTAAGCAGACATGAGCTGGCTTCACGCATGAACTACTCGCAGTCGAGTACttttggtatatat ATAAAAGCTCAAGCCCCACACCGCCTTATATGCCGATTCAGGGTACGCGGCGCTCAAACTCAGGCGACGAACGAAAAAAGAAGTCCAAGGATAAGTGTACGCATCAGTGAAGCGGCCACAAATTAG
- the LOC106627613 gene encoding inner centromere protein A isoform X3 translates to MNNLTKTELLPKSGHVNEVCKEWLVREDSALAYKLQSQEINDFYKGNRQRNAVVREDFPTALNEQIKEKEEAEKQVEMYRRRLLELETHDKRVAKEIADKLERDLQEQRQRELLESEEMAQQMQELYVNLPPPTRGKAQQPPPRPAKASILQQNPNEPSTSNGRYFSGSSSSQHTSHQQLSQSPQTPQQQQSAFQPYHKQQQQHVLPQISPESYLLQQNHFSQTDCYVGITIQKSPSLTAAAASTNAVESPSPPTSSTRKSSKSQANGSSHLLQQHQHSLSSISTGSKSSGGAAASAAIMASPSASKLSPEKYDQLVGNDGSGRGMPNAVAAERHMQAHADDIELYVDPCDYASLKEIGLPLEEIKEMSKKLKQEQKDELLARRLQQMEAHDGLTQEERDRLLAIEAQDKELAKMLQDRERAKAKRAKEKARLRKHQQKDGNTTLCSSNGSTSNGLHCGPLLPLPQDCLSFGKHTSHAAPSPTAAAAVNNFPYTPQPAARNGLHMQAEEEEADIIDVEAYSNPIDVLHNQQQRQQQNGTLTNGSLTREGGRRSNGSQHNGIGAHQNSMLLSRGEDDIYTLPVDSCRPGQRPTSLNISATSDAHLLQHNSMTRSENYSIDSHDSLSRHELASRMNYSQSSTFGIYIKAQAPHRLICRFRVRGAQTQATNEKRSPRISVRISEAATN, encoded by the exons atgaataactTGACAAAAACTGAATTATTACCAAAGAGCGGGCATGTCAACGAAG TTTGCAAGGAATGGCTGGTACGTGAAGATAGCGCATTGGCCTATAAATTGCAGTCGCAAGAGA TAAATGACTTCTACAAAGGCAATCGGCAGCGCAATGCTGTGGTACGTGAAGATTTTCCCACCGCGCTCAATGAACAAATCAAAGAGAAAGAAGAAGCGGAGAAGCAAGTGGAAATGTATCGGCGACGTTTGCTCGAGCT GGAGACACATGACAAGCGTGTTGCGAAGGAGATCGCCGACAAGTTGGAACGTGACTTGCAGGAGCAAAGACAGCGCGAGTTGTTAGAGAGCGAAGAGATGGCGCAGCAGATGCAG GAGCTGTACGTGAATTTGCCGCCACCAACGCGTGGCAAGGCACAGCAGCCACCACCACGTCCAGCTAAAGCAAGTATCTTGCAACAGAATCCAAATGAACCCTCAACATCGAATGGTAGATATTTTAGTGGTAGTAGTAGTAGCCAGCACACAAGTCATCAACAATTGTCACAATCACCACAAACACCACAACAGCAACAGTCAGCATTTCAACCATATcacaagcagcaacaacaacacgtaTTGCCACAAATATCGCCCGAATCATATCTATTGCAACAGAATCATTTCTCTCAAACTGATTGTTACGTTGGCATAACTATACAAAAGTCACCCTCactaacagcagcagcagcatccACCAATGCCGTGGAGTCACCATCACCACCAACATCTTCAACACGCAAATCATCAAAATCACAAGCGAACGGCAGTAGCCACTTATTG caacaacatcaacactCATTGTCATCCATTTCGACGGGTTCGAAATCTTCGGGCGGAGCAGCAGCGTCGGCAGCAATAATGGCATCGCCATCCGCTTCG AAACTCTCACCGGAGAAATACGATCAGCTGGTGGGTAATGAtggcagtgggcgtggcatgCCAAATGCCGTTGCCGCTGAGCGGCACATGCAAGCGCACGCGGATGATATCGAATTGTATGTGGATCCGTGTGATTATGCGAGTTTGAAGGAGATCGGCTTGCCCCTGGAGGAGATCAAAGAGATGAGTAAGAAGCTGAAGCAGGAGCAGAAGGATGAG TTGCTGGCGCGTCGCTTGCAGCAAATGGAGGCGCATGATGGACTCACACAGGAAGAGCGCGATCGGCTGCTAGCGATCGAGGCGCAAGACAAAGAACTGGCTAAAATGTTGCAAGATCGC GAGCGCGCCAAAGCGAAACGCGCCAAAGAGAAGGCGCGCCTGCGCAAGCACCAACAAAAAGATGGCAACACAACGCTATGCTCGTCCAATGGCAGCACCTCAAATGGACTACATTGCGGTCCACTGCTACCGCTGCCACAGGATTGTCTCTCATTTGGCAAGCACACGTCACATGCAGCACCTTCGCCAACAGCGGCTGCCGCTGTCAACAACTTCCCCTACACCCCACAACCGGCAGCGCGCAATGGTTTACATATGCAAGCGGAAGAGGAGGAGGCGGACATAATCGATGTGGAGGCCTACTCGAATCCCATTGATGTGCTGCACAAtcaacaacaacgccaacaacaaaatGGCACACTCACCAATGGCAGTCTGACACGTGAGGGTGGGCGCCGCAGCAACGGCAGTCAACACAACGGCATCGGTGCGCATCAGAATAGCATGTTGCTCAGTCGCGGCGAAGATGACATCTACACATTGCCGGTAGACAGCTGTCGCCCAGGGCAACGTCCAACGTCACTGAACATTAGCGCAACCAGTGATGCGCATCTGTTGCAACACAACTCGATGACTAG ATCTGAAAACTACTCCATCGATTCGCATGATTCACTAAGCAGACATGAGCTGGCTTCACGCATGAACTACTCGCAGTCGAGTACttttggtatatat ATAAAAGCTCAAGCCCCACACCGCCTTATATGCCGATTCAGGGTACGCGGCGCTCAAACTCAGGCGACGAACGAAAAAAGAAGTCCAAGGATAAGTGTACGCATCAGTGAAGCGGCCACAAATTAG
- the LOC106627613 gene encoding ras guanine nucleotide exchange factor R isoform X2 has protein sequence MNNLTKTELLPKSGHVNEVCKEWLVREDSALAYKLQSQEINDFYKGNRQRNAVVREDFPTALNEQIKEKEEAEKQVEMYRRRLLELETHDKRVAKEIADKLERDLQEQRQRELLESEEMAQQMQELYVNLPPPTRGKAQQPPPRPAKASILQQNPNEPSTSNGRYFSGSSSSQHTSHQQLSQSPQTPQQQQSAFQPYHKQQQQHVLPQISPESYLLQQNHFSQTDCYVGITIQKSPSLTAAAASTNAVESPSPPTSSTRKSSKSQANGSSHLLQQHQHSLSSISTGSKSSGGAAASAAIMASPSASVQSSSFAHQHPHQHNQQHLHSPAALQQQQQKRNALDMHPHPIHTPYTNHSPTHTTTTPTGVQQQSLNPRQHSVEELVEYSDVVDNIRQLNSEAGGHTPESSPIHNTFSNNHPNPSTGALSNRLHSVSNENLLRNEHKFQKLSPEKYDQLVGNDGSGRGMPNAVAAERHMQAHADDIELYVDPCDYASLKEIGLPLEEIKEMSKKLKQEQKDELLARRLQQMEAHDGLTQEERDRLLAIEAQDKELAKMLQDRERAKAKRAKEKARLRKHQQKDGNTTLCSSNGSTSNGLHCGPLLPLPQDCLSFGKHTSHAAPSPTAAAAVNNFPYTPQPAARNGLHMQAEEEEADIIDVEAYSNPIDVLHNQQQRQQQNGTLTNGSLTREGGRRSNGSQHNGIGAHQNSMLLSRGEDDIYTLPVDSCRPGQRPTSLNISATSDAHLLQHNSMTRSENYSIDSHDSLSRHELASRMNYSQSSTFDKSSSPTPPYMPIQGTRRSNSGDERKKKSKDKCTHQ, from the exons atgaataactTGACAAAAACTGAATTATTACCAAAGAGCGGGCATGTCAACGAAG TTTGCAAGGAATGGCTGGTACGTGAAGATAGCGCATTGGCCTATAAATTGCAGTCGCAAGAGA TAAATGACTTCTACAAAGGCAATCGGCAGCGCAATGCTGTGGTACGTGAAGATTTTCCCACCGCGCTCAATGAACAAATCAAAGAGAAAGAAGAAGCGGAGAAGCAAGTGGAAATGTATCGGCGACGTTTGCTCGAGCT GGAGACACATGACAAGCGTGTTGCGAAGGAGATCGCCGACAAGTTGGAACGTGACTTGCAGGAGCAAAGACAGCGCGAGTTGTTAGAGAGCGAAGAGATGGCGCAGCAGATGCAG GAGCTGTACGTGAATTTGCCGCCACCAACGCGTGGCAAGGCACAGCAGCCACCACCACGTCCAGCTAAAGCAAGTATCTTGCAACAGAATCCAAATGAACCCTCAACATCGAATGGTAGATATTTTAGTGGTAGTAGTAGTAGCCAGCACACAAGTCATCAACAATTGTCACAATCACCACAAACACCACAACAGCAACAGTCAGCATTTCAACCATATcacaagcagcaacaacaacacgtaTTGCCACAAATATCGCCCGAATCATATCTATTGCAACAGAATCATTTCTCTCAAACTGATTGTTACGTTGGCATAACTATACAAAAGTCACCCTCactaacagcagcagcagcatccACCAATGCCGTGGAGTCACCATCACCACCAACATCTTCAACACGCAAATCATCAAAATCACAAGCGAACGGCAGTAGCCACTTATTG caacaacatcaacactCATTGTCATCCATTTCGACGGGTTCGAAATCTTCGGGCGGAGCAGCAGCGTCGGCAGCAATAATGGCATCGCCATCCGCTTCGGTACAGTCATCTTCATTTGCACATCAACACCCACACCAGCACAATCAACAACACTTGCATTCACCAGctgcactacaacaacaacaacaaaaacgcaaTGCGCTCGATATGCACCCACACCCCATACACACACCCTATACTAATCACTCACcaacacacacaacaacaacaccaacaggcGTACAACAACAATCGCTAAACCCACGTCAGCACTCAGTTGAAGAGTTGGTGGAGTATTCGGATGTTGTAGATAATATACGCCAACTAAATAGTGAGGCTGGTGGCCATACACCCGAATCATCACCAATACACAACACTTTCAGTAATAATCACCCCAATCCATCAACTGGTGCTTTGAGCAATCGCCTGCATTCGGTTTCCAATGAGAATTTGCTTAGAAATGAACATAAATTTCAGAAACTCTCACCGGAGAAATACGATCAGCTGGTGGGTAATGAtggcagtgggcgtggcatgCCAAATGCCGTTGCCGCTGAGCGGCACATGCAAGCGCACGCGGATGATATCGAATTGTATGTGGATCCGTGTGATTATGCGAGTTTGAAGGAGATCGGCTTGCCCCTGGAGGAGATCAAAGAGATGAGTAAGAAGCTGAAGCAGGAGCAGAAGGATGAG TTGCTGGCGCGTCGCTTGCAGCAAATGGAGGCGCATGATGGACTCACACAGGAAGAGCGCGATCGGCTGCTAGCGATCGAGGCGCAAGACAAAGAACTGGCTAAAATGTTGCAAGATCGC GAGCGCGCCAAAGCGAAACGCGCCAAAGAGAAGGCGCGCCTGCGCAAGCACCAACAAAAAGATGGCAACACAACGCTATGCTCGTCCAATGGCAGCACCTCAAATGGACTACATTGCGGTCCACTGCTACCGCTGCCACAGGATTGTCTCTCATTTGGCAAGCACACGTCACATGCAGCACCTTCGCCAACAGCGGCTGCCGCTGTCAACAACTTCCCCTACACCCCACAACCGGCAGCGCGCAATGGTTTACATATGCAAGCGGAAGAGGAGGAGGCGGACATAATCGATGTGGAGGCCTACTCGAATCCCATTGATGTGCTGCACAAtcaacaacaacgccaacaacaaaatGGCACACTCACCAATGGCAGTCTGACACGTGAGGGTGGGCGCCGCAGCAACGGCAGTCAACACAACGGCATCGGTGCGCATCAGAATAGCATGTTGCTCAGTCGCGGCGAAGATGACATCTACACATTGCCGGTAGACAGCTGTCGCCCAGGGCAACGTCCAACGTCACTGAACATTAGCGCAACCAGTGATGCGCATCTGTTGCAACACAACTCGATGACTAG ATCTGAAAACTACTCCATCGATTCGCATGATTCACTAAGCAGACATGAGCTGGCTTCACGCATGAACTACTCGCAGTCGAGTACttttg ATAAAAGCTCAAGCCCCACACCGCCTTATATGCCGATTCAGGGTACGCGGCGCTCAAACTCAGGCGACGAACGAAAAAAGAAGTCCAAGGATAAGTGTACGCATCAGTGA